CTTTAGGCAAGGGCGGGATGATGCTCAGCGTCCACGGTGAAGGTGGATACAGCTGGCTGGACTGGTTGGGCTGTGAAGTCGATAGCTTCAGGTTGATACCATTCCAGTCTTCACCACTATTCTGCGCAACCTGGGCATGGCGTTCCAACTTCACCTGTGATTTGGCGGTGTCCAGATAGGCGCGATATACTGGTGTCCAGCCCGCCTGGCTTAAACGATAAGACAGCTTCACTTCACCTTCGTTTTGCGCCGCCAGGCGTATCTGCACACTGCGTACTTGTGGGTTGGACTGGAATTGCCTGCGTTGTTCCGCCAGCAGGGGCGTCAGTTGCAAGTCGAGATCATTCAAACGTTTTTGTGCAGACAGACGGCGTTGCAAGGAATCTTGCCCGGTGCGGCGTAATTGTTCTGCGGTAGTGACCAGCGCTGTATTGCCGTTCTGCTTTTCATTGCCAAAGCTTTTCAGATAGCCTATCACCAGTTCTTGCGCTTCACTCTCCGCACTGATGCTGGCTTTTTGCTCCTGCAACTCACGTATGCGCAAATCCAGGCTGGTGTTGGCACATTCCGGCGCACGCGCCCTGTCCACCGTTTGCACACTGACGTCACCTACTTGTATGCCAGCATCGGCCTGCACTTTCAGGGAGTCAACATCAAAGCGGGCGGACAGACAATTGAGTTTGAGTTCCCTGGCACCCGCCGCTACCCTGGCCAGCCTTTCTACATTGGCACCACCGGGATAGACCAGCACATTGCTGATTTTTGAATTTGCAGGATTTTGTGCCAGTGCAAGTTGTGGCAGCAAGGCGGCGAGCATGATCAATTTCTTTTGCATGGTAATCCTGTCATTGGGAGTTGCACAGATTGCAGATTTTGTAAGTATCGCACTAAACTTGCAACAAGCGCATGACAAAATCAGCAGATTGTAGAGTGACCAGTTTCCGCGTAGAGTAGCGCCACGATGAAAGACCCATGTCTGTCAAGAAAGCTTACCCATGAACAAACCCTATTCCGCCGCCTGTGAAAGAAACAGCGGCCCCATACTGCAAGCCATCACTCCCTTGCTGACCCGTAGTCACAGCCTGCTGGAAATCGGCAGTGGCACAGGCCAGCATGCCGTGACGTTCGCGCGGCAATTAGCGCACCTGCAATGGCAAACCAGTGACAGGGCGGAATATCATCCCGGCATACTGGCCTGGCTGGACGAGGCAGCGCTGCCAAATGTGCTGCCACCGCTGGAACTGAATATAGGAAAAAGCCCCTGGCCGCAAAAACAGTTTGATGCCGTCTTTACCGCCAATACCTGCCACATCATGGCATGGGAAGAAGTGCAATTGATGTTTGCCGGTGTTGCCAACATGCTCAACAATGGCGGACTTTTTTTAATCTACGGCCCCTTCAATTATGCAGGCCAGTTCACCAGCGAAAGCAACCAGCAGTTTGATGCCTCGCTCAGGCAACAGGCTGCGCACATGGGCATACGCGACATTGAAAAGGTCATTGCACTGGCGAATCAGCATGACATGCAACTGCAGCAAGACATCCCCATGCCTGCCAATAATCGTTTGCTGGTACTGATGAAGTAGCTGCGGGCTTGTAGAAATATCGGCGGTAGGGTGCACCGTGCGCACCATTTCTGGAAATTAAATTTTGCTGTATCGGTGCGCACGGCGCACCCTACTGCGTAGCAAGGATTATTCAGCCGTATTCAAATGCGCGGTGATCACCGCATGCGCAATCAAATCCAGCGCCGGCCTGGCCTTACCCTGTTTGTCTGTCCACACCTTCGGTGTCAGCGCTCCCGACAATGACAGGCTGTCACCATCACCCAGGCTCAGCAAGGTATTACGCGTTGCATCGTTAAAAGCAATGACATTGCAGATGATGAAGTCACCGTCATCTGTTGCGGCACGTACCTTGCAGGTGACATAGACAGAACCATTTTGTCCTGAGCGTTCTTCAACCTGGCCGTAAATGCGTCCTGCGATGAGTGCGTCTATCATAAGTTCTTTCTTTAACAGTTGATATTAATTGCGGTAGTAGTACGACTCAGGCAACCTGTACCAGGCTGCTTCCGCCCGATACTCTTTGTACTTGTATCCTTGTCGATATTCTCTCCGTCATCTCCTGCACATGCGAAATCACACCCACCTTGCGGCCTTGCGCTTGCAGGCTGTCGAGGGCATCCATGGCGATGCGCAGGGTATCTGCATCGAGGCTGCCGAAGCCTTCGTCGATGAACAGGGATTCAACCCTGATGCGGTTGCTCGACAGCGATGCCAGGCCCAGCGCCAGCGCCAGCGATACCAGGAAAGATTCGCCGCCGGACAGCGAATGCACTGAGCGCTGTTCATCGCCCATGTCCTGGTCGATGACCATCAAGGCCAGCGTGTCTGCCACGCGTTGCAGGCGGTAGCGGCGTGAGAGCTGGTGCAGGTGCTGGTTGGCATAGGCGAGCAAGACGTCTAGCGTGATTTGCTGGGCATAGTTACGGAATTTCTTGCCGTCTGCTGCACCTATCAATTCATTCATCTGTGCCCAAAGGCGGGTCTGGCTTTCTTGCTCCTGCATGGTCGCGATCAGGCTCTTGGCTTGCTGGTGGCGTGCTTCATCCTGCGCCATCGTGAGTTGATGGCGGCTGTATTCTTGCTGTGCCTGTTGGCGTTTCTCACTGATATTGCTGAACACGGATTGCAGATGTTCGCTCTCGCCTATATCAATTGGCGCAGTCTCACTTTCTTGTTCAGTCTCATCATGCATGGGTTCTGCCTTAGTAAAACTGAGTGGAGTGGGACGTTGTAGCAAGTGCTGTTGCCTTTGCTGGCTGCGTTCACGCAATATGGTTGTGGCTTGCTGGACTGCATTATTGATGGCTTGCATGGCCTGGCGTTCTGCATCAATCCACGCATGTGGATGTGCCAGCAATTCACGCAAGTGCGCCTCGTCCAGGTTTTCTATAGTGGCTTGCTGCTGAGTTATCCAGTCCTGCAGTTTTTCAGTTGCGACGTGCAGTTCCTGGCTTTGCTGGGCGATGCGTTTATTGATTTGTTCTTGCGCTTCATGCAGGCGTGCCAGTTGCTGGCGTATCTCATCATGCGCTTGCAGTTGGGTTTGCAGTACTGCTTTTGCCCGATTGATGCTCAGTGTGAATTGCGTTTCTACCTCGCTGACGGCGCGCCCCTGGAATAATTCCTGTCGTTTGGCCTGCTGCCGTTTTAATGCAGTATCTGCATCCAGGTAGCGTTTGTTGTCGCTGGAAAACTGTTCTTCCAGTTGCTGGGATTGTGTTTGCAGTTTGTCGATTTCCAGCTGTAGCTTTGCCAGTTGTTCAGTACTCTGGCTGGATGCAAGTTGATGGCTCTGCCATTGCTGTACATGGATTGCACACTGGTTCTGGAATTCCAGTGGCGCTGCATGCCAGTTGTCTTGCCAACTGTTGCCTTCATCTGATTGTGCGACAAATGCCGGTGCCAATTGGGCCAGGGCGTCGTCCAGTCTTTGACTGGCATCCTGTTCTTTTTCTGTTGCCTGCGTCAGTGCAGTGCTGAATTTTTCAAGAGCATGGGTCAGTGCTGTGTGGCTGTCTCTATGTTCTTGCAAGGTGCGGCGTACTTTTTCTGTAGTGGCAAATGCCTCATCCCTGATCTTTGTTGCCTGTTGATAGGCTTGCTCGGTTTTAAGCAATTGCTGAACTTGTTCTTGCAAGCCAGTTTGTTGCTGGCTTAACCAGGTACTGGCTTGTTCATTCTCGATTTTCGCATTCTGCAATTCAGCGGCGATGCTATGCGCTTGCCAGGTGCTTGCTACGATTTTTTCCTGTTGCTGCAATACCGCCAGATCTTGTTGCAATTGTTTTTGCTGTTGTTGATATTGCCTGTGCTCAGCCGTTGCGGTTGCCAGTAACTGGCGCTGGTCTTGCTCAACTTGCTGGCAATGTTTGAGTTCGTTCTCCAGTTGCACCAGCAAGGCATGCAATTGCAGGTTGCCGGTTTTGTAGGGATGTTCAGTCGCTCCGCAGACTGGGCAGGCTTGCTCATCTTGCAGAGCATCACGCAGGCTTTCTACATTGGCGTTGCAGGCGGCCTGGGTCAGTTGCAGGCTTTTTTGTGCCTGTTCTTTTGCAGCAATCAGGCTGGGTAATTGAGCATTGATCTGGGCAATGGTTTTATCCGTAGCCAGCATGCTTGAATGACTGGCTTGCTGCAGGTTATCCAAAACCTGTTTGCGTTGTGCCTGTTCATGCATTTGCTTGTGCAAGTCAATAGCATTACTTAACAGTTCGCGCCTTTGATCAAGTGCCAGTCTTTGTGCCTGCATGCTGGGCAAGTCGAACTGTGCCAGTTTTGCTGCAGCTTGTTCGCGTAAATTTTCAGTAGTTATCCAGCTTTGTTCGCTCGCCTGGAGTTGCAGAGCGCGTTCTGCCAATAATTGTTCTTGCGTGTCTTTTTGTTTTTGTAGATTAAGTATGTTTTGTTGCTGGTAGTCCGCATCTTTTTTGGCAGTTGCTGCCTGCTTCAATAATAATTCCCATGCTGTCCAGTTATCGGCCAGGCTTTGCAAGCCCGCGTGTTGGGTCAGCCATATTTGCAGGTCTTGCTGCTTTTTGTGCAGTTGTGCCAGGTCAGCTTGTTTGTTCTTGTGTTGCTGCCTTGCAGTTGCCAGCGCCTGTTCTGCCTGCACTTTTGTTTGTTGTGCAGCCAGCCAGTTACTACGCAAAATATTCAGGCTGCTGTCGAGTGCCTTGGTGGCATCCAGCATAGGCGTTGCTTCTTGCAGCGCATGTTCGGCTTGCTGCAATGCTTGCTGTGCTTGCGTCAGGGCCAGATGTTTTTCTTGTGCGCTGAGTGTGCTTGTCTGTATGTTGTTATGCGCTGTGGCAATGTCTGCCTGGCC
This is a stretch of genomic DNA from Undibacterium sp. KW1. It encodes these proteins:
- a CDS encoding DUF938 domain-containing protein; amino-acid sequence: MNKPYSAACERNSGPILQAITPLLTRSHSLLEIGSGTGQHAVTFARQLAHLQWQTSDRAEYHPGILAWLDEAALPNVLPPLELNIGKSPWPQKQFDAVFTANTCHIMAWEEVQLMFAGVANMLNNGGLFLIYGPFNYAGQFTSESNQQFDASLRQQAAHMGIRDIEKVIALANQHDMQLQQDIPMPANNRLLVLMK
- a CDS encoding single-stranded DNA-binding protein, which codes for MIDALIAGRIYGQVEERSGQNGSVYVTCKVRAATDDGDFIICNVIAFNDATRNTLLSLGDGDSLSLSGALTPKVWTDKQGKARPALDLIAHAVITAHLNTAE
- a CDS encoding DUF4139 domain-containing protein gives rise to the protein MQKKLIMLAALLPQLALAQNPANSKISNVLVYPGGANVERLARVAAGARELKLNCLSARFDVDSLKVQADAGIQVGDVSVQTVDRARAPECANTSLDLRIRELQEQKASISAESEAQELVIGYLKSFGNEKQNGNTALVTTAEQLRRTGQDSLQRRLSAQKRLNDLDLQLTPLLAEQRRQFQSNPQVRSVQIRLAAQNEGEVKLSYRLSQAGWTPVYRAYLDTAKSQVKLERHAQVAQNSGEDWNGINLKLSTSQPNQSSQLYPPSPWTLSIIPPLPKETHRVQPMMMAPPAPVAMAVAAPGDYRGAEMPSFDVSVFQSEYAAEFQVPGKISLNSDGQKTGFVLASQIIDAQVLVRVQPKQEAQAYLLANAARPAGSWPSGNLQLYRDNDFIGQSQLAFGSQEKLELFFGRDNMVRVEVEPEQRDDANKGFINSRIEKKYTNSYVIENNHKTAVTLQVLEASPVARHEDIKVETKFTPEATQNSWNKQPGIIAWQLPLEAGKKLKLRADYTISYPKDAMVNGLR
- a CDS encoding SbcC/MukB-like Walker B domain-containing protein, coding for MKILAIRGKNLASLAGEFAVDFTQEPLQSAGLFAISGPTGAGKSTLLDALCMALYENTPRLIKAGTTKLPDGADAVTQQDTGNLLRRGTGEGYAEVDFVGTDGNAYRSRWSVRRSRNKATGILQPTTMSLHQLPQLQPIGGKKTEVKEEIIKRLGLKFEQFTRAVLLAQNEFSSFLKADDNDRGELLETLTGSDIYGQISQRAFARAKLEREALERFHVRLADNKPLSAEERTQLETDLGLSKTRLEQLDAQLAEVQTHLRWHADDGKLLQGEQQAQQQLQIHEQEKTAAATRAAYLQQVESIQTARPLLTELDRLQQTINQGQADIATAHNNIQTSTLSAQEKHLALTQAQQALQQAEHALQEATPMLDATKALDSSLNILRSNWLAAQQTKVQAEQALATARQQHKNKQADLAQLHKKQQDLQIWLTQHAGLQSLADNWTAWELLLKQAATAKKDADYQQQNILNLQKQKDTQEQLLAERALQLQASEQSWITTENLREQAAAKLAQFDLPSMQAQRLALDQRRELLSNAIDLHKQMHEQAQRKQVLDNLQQASHSSMLATDKTIAQINAQLPSLIAAKEQAQKSLQLTQAACNANVESLRDALQDEQACPVCGATEHPYKTGNLQLHALLVQLENELKHCQQVEQDQRQLLATATAEHRQYQQQQKQLQQDLAVLQQQEKIVASTWQAHSIAAELQNAKIENEQASTWLSQQQTGLQEQVQQLLKTEQAYQQATKIRDEAFATTEKVRRTLQEHRDSHTALTHALEKFSTALTQATEKEQDASQRLDDALAQLAPAFVAQSDEGNSWQDNWHAAPLEFQNQCAIHVQQWQSHQLASSQSTEQLAKLQLEIDKLQTQSQQLEEQFSSDNKRYLDADTALKRQQAKRQELFQGRAVSEVETQFTLSINRAKAVLQTQLQAHDEIRQQLARLHEAQEQINKRIAQQSQELHVATEKLQDWITQQQATIENLDEAHLRELLAHPHAWIDAERQAMQAINNAVQQATTILRERSQQRQQHLLQRPTPLSFTKAEPMHDETEQESETAPIDIGESEHLQSVFSNISEKRQQAQQEYSRHQLTMAQDEARHQQAKSLIATMQEQESQTRLWAQMNELIGAADGKKFRNYAQQITLDVLLAYANQHLHQLSRRYRLQRVADTLALMVIDQDMGDEQRSVHSLSGGESFLVSLALALGLASLSSNRIRVESLFIDEGFGSLDADTLRIAMDALDSLQAQGRKVGVISHVQEMTERISTRIQVQRVSGGSSLVQVA